The bacterium genome contains a region encoding:
- a CDS encoding fumarate hydratase, whose product MREIEAKKVIDAVADLCRRANYELPDDVVAALEQAVASESSPLGKRLLQSILRNASIARKGKFPICQDCGLAVFFVEMGREVRIEGMTLEQALTVGTRKGYSENYLRKSVVRDPLRRENTGDNTPPCVHIRQVEGDKLWVRFMPKGSGSENMSSCVMLSPSDGADAVRRIVVECVDAAGAKSCPPITVGVGLGGSFEECAKLAKLALFRKTGSRHKDAFYDGLERQILEDVNSLGIGPLGFGGTTTALAVHIEAAPCHIASLPVAVNLQCHAARRAEVIL is encoded by the coding sequence ATGCGAGAGATCGAGGCCAAGAAGGTCATCGACGCCGTTGCCGACCTTTGTCGGAGAGCCAATTACGAGCTGCCTGACGATGTGGTAGCTGCGCTTGAGCAAGCTGTCGCGAGCGAAAGCTCACCGCTGGGGAAGAGGCTTCTTCAGTCCATATTGCGCAACGCGTCGATCGCCAGGAAGGGTAAGTTCCCGATATGTCAGGACTGCGGCCTCGCGGTGTTCTTCGTCGAGATGGGCCGCGAGGTGCGAATAGAGGGGATGACGTTGGAGCAGGCTTTGACCGTGGGTACGCGGAAAGGATACAGCGAAAACTACCTGAGAAAGTCGGTCGTGCGAGACCCTCTCCGGCGAGAGAACACAGGCGATAACACACCGCCCTGTGTCCATATAAGGCAGGTTGAGGGCGATAAGCTGTGGGTCCGTTTCATGCCCAAGGGCAGCGGAAGCGAGAACATGAGCTCCTGTGTGATGCTCTCGCCGTCTGACGGAGCAGATGCCGTTCGGAGGATAGTCGTTGAGTGCGTGGACGCTGCTGGGGCTAAGTCCTGCCCGCCCATTACGGTTGGCGTTGGACTTGGAGGATCCTTCGAGGAATGTGCGAAGCTAGCCAAGCTTGCGCTCTTTAGAAAAACTGGGTCGCGACACAAGGATGCCTTCTATGACGGTCTCGAGCGCCAGATACTCGAAGACGTAAACTCCCTCGGTATCGGCCCACTCGGATTCGGGGGGACGACTACGGCGCTTGCCGTACACATCGAGGCGGCGCCATGCCACATCGCCTCGCTTCCGGTTGCGGTCAACCTTCAGTGCCATGCGGCGAGGCGCGCGGAGGTGATCCTGTAG